A genomic segment from Juglans regia cultivar Chandler chromosome 14, Walnut 2.0, whole genome shotgun sequence encodes:
- the LOC109001646 gene encoding peptidyl-tRNA hydrolase, mitochondrial isoform X1, with protein sequence MLNRLSRHCFCTATPRPWLFVGLGNPGDKYKGTRHNVGFELIDAFAESEGISMNAVHCKAIFGQGFVDEVPVFIAKPQTYMNLSGESTGPLAAYYKLPLNRVLVFHDDLNLPCGVLRLHHKGGHGSHNGLKSVIDHFRGNREFPRLRIGIGKPPGQMDPKAFLLQKFNATAQERIDAALEEGVGVLKLLLSKGLTESARCFNREQKYKHIRLQTMPT encoded by the exons ATGCTTAACAGGTTAAGCAGGCATTGCTTCTGCACTGCTACTCCTCGCCCATGGCTCTTTGTAGGCTTGGGAAATCCTGGGGATAAGTACAAAGGAACCAGACACAAT GTTGGGTTCGAGCTAATTGATGCATTTGCTGAATCAGAAGGGATCTCTATGAACGCAGTTCATTGCAAAGCTATCTTTGGGCAAG GTTTTGTTGATGAAGTCCCTGTTTTTATTGCGAAGCCTCAAACTTACATGAATCTTAGTGGGGAATCT ACTGGACCACTTGCAGCTTATTATAAGCTACCTCTTAATCGTGTTCTTGTG TTTCATGATGACTTGAACTTGCCCTGTGGGGTGCTTCGACTTCACCACAAAGGAGGTCATGGAAGCCACAATGG GTTAAAGAGTGTGATCGATCATTTTCGAGGGAATAGAGAATTTCCCCGGTTAAGAATTG GTATTGGGAAGCCTCCTGGACAAATGGATCCCAAAGCATTCTTGCTCCAAAAGTTCAATGCAACAGCCCAAGAACGA attgatGCCGCTTTGGAAGAGGGGGTTGGCGTATTGAAGCTCCTTTTATCCAAAGGATTGACAGAGAGTGCACGATGCTTTAACAGGGAGCAAAAGTACAAGCATATAAGATTGCAGACTATGCCGACATGA
- the LOC109001646 gene encoding peptidyl-tRNA hydrolase, mitochondrial isoform X2, which translates to MLNRLSRHCFCTATPRPWLFVGLGNPGDKYKGTRHNVGFELIDAFAESEGISMNAVHCKAIFGQGFVDEVPVFIAKPQTYMNLSGESTGPLAAYYKLPLNRVLVFHDDLNLPCGVLRLHHKGGHGSHNGYWEASWTNGSQSILAPKVQCNSPRTN; encoded by the exons ATGCTTAACAGGTTAAGCAGGCATTGCTTCTGCACTGCTACTCCTCGCCCATGGCTCTTTGTAGGCTTGGGAAATCCTGGGGATAAGTACAAAGGAACCAGACACAAT GTTGGGTTCGAGCTAATTGATGCATTTGCTGAATCAGAAGGGATCTCTATGAACGCAGTTCATTGCAAAGCTATCTTTGGGCAAG GTTTTGTTGATGAAGTCCCTGTTTTTATTGCGAAGCCTCAAACTTACATGAATCTTAGTGGGGAATCT ACTGGACCACTTGCAGCTTATTATAAGCTACCTCTTAATCGTGTTCTTGTG TTTCATGATGACTTGAACTTGCCCTGTGGGGTGCTTCGACTTCACCACAAAGGAGGTCATGGAAGCCACAATGG GTATTGGGAAGCCTCCTGGACAAATGGATCCCAAAGCATTCTTGCTCCAAAAGTTCAATGCAACAGCCCAAGAACGA attga